CTTCAGTATAAGCAGGATTTCCAGTTACAACTCCAACTCCATCTACTTTTCTAACAGATGTATTAACAATTTTCATTTTTTATCTCCTCCATAAAATTTCTAATTGCTCTAAGTTGAGATATATACCCACTACATCTGCAAAGATTTCCATTTAAATAATGCATAATTTCATCATCTGTTGGATCTTGTAATTCTTTAGTCATTGCAATAACAGTTAAAGTGAACCCAGGAGAACAAAAACCACACTGTTCAGCTCCTTCAGCAGTCATATAAGAAGCAAAAGTTTTAGCTTCTTTTGGAAAGTTTTCAATAGTTGAAATTTGTTTTCCGTGAGCTCTAGCTGCAAGAGTACTACAAGAAAGTATAGGAGAACCATTTAAAAGAATAGTACATAATCCACAAGCACCAGTATCACACCCTCTTTTAACACTAAGATATCCTTCTTTTCTTAAAACATCAAGTAGATAATCGTCATCTTTTATAAGAATCTCCTTTTTTCTACCGTTAATAGTAGTAGTTAATAACATTAATTTAAAACCTCCTGAATTCCTTTTCTAAGTAATGCTGATAAAAGAAGTTCTCTGTAACTTTTAGAACCTCTCATGTTTGAGTCTAAAGGAATTTCATCTCCAATATGTTTCATAGCATTAACAATTTCTTTTTCAATATTTTCACTAAGATTTAGAATAGCCATAGTTTTTTTAGCTAACATAGCCTTTCCAGGTCTTGACCCAACTGCTATTGTTATTTTGTTATTAAAATTACAAATAGCTAAATTTATTATAGAGTAATCAGTTTTACTTTTTCTTACACATTGAAAAGATGTTTTACAATATTTTTTAGGAATTAAAATTTCAACTAAAATATCTTTTCTTATATTTTGCTCATTTAAAAAATCTTCCAATGATAAAATTCCACCATTGAATAGTTTAACCTTAGCATCTAGTGATAGTAAAACTGGAATTAAATCCGAAAATCCATATTTACTGAAAACTGTAGCACCAACAGTGACATTACTTCTAAATTGAACTCCTATAATATCTCTTAAAGCGACATTGAAGATATCTCCAAAGAAGTCTTTTAAAAGAATATTAGTTTCAAGTTGTCTAAAAGTAGTCATAGCACCAATATTTATAAATTCTTCAGTTTCTGAAATATAATTTAAATTTAAATTTGATAAGTCAATACCTGTGTTCCAAGGAGTATTTCCCATTCTTAAATAAGAAGTTCCTCCTAGGATAATATTTTTTTTGTTTTTTAAAAGTTCAGTATAGGCTTCTTCTAAAGAAGAGGCTAGAAAAAATTTTGAAAAAGAAAACAAGTTAAAACCTCCAATTAATCTAATTTATTATGCAGCTTTTTTTGCTAGTTTTATTTCTTGTGCTGTTTTCTCTTCAACTGCTTCATCTTCCTTTGGTAAAATGATATTTAGAAATACTGCGATTGTTCCAGAAACCACAATTCCAGATCCTCCAAATATAAGTTTTACACTTTCAGGAAAAACAGTTAAAGCTTCAGGAACATTTCCAAGTCCATACCCTAATCCTAATGAAACAGCTAAAATAACTGAATTTCTTCCTTTTAATGGATCTTTTGTAATTAGGTTAATTCCACTTATTGAAATCATAGCGAAAACCATAACTAAACTACCACCAATTACACTTGAAGGAATGATTGTAAAAAGAGCTCCAATCTTTGGAATAAAAGCTCCAACTACTAAGAACATAGCTCCAGTAGCAACAACAAATCTACTCATGATTCCAGTCATCGCAATGATTCCAGTGTTTTGGCTAAATGATGTAGTAGGTAAAACTGAAAATACAGCAGCTAAAGCACTACCTAAACCATCAGCAAGAATACCACCTGATAATTCTCTATCAGTAGTTTCTCTTCCAGCTCCTCCCATAGTAACTCCAGACATATCTCCAACAGTTTCAACAGCAGAAACAATAAACATTAAAATCATAGCTAAAATAGCATCGAAGTGGAAAGCGAATCCAAACATTAAAGGTTTTGGAATAGTTACATAGTCAGCTTGAAGAAGCGGTTGTAAATTAACTTTTCCTAATATTAAAGCAACAATAAAACCAACAATAGTTCCAATAAAAATAGAACCAGTACTTAAAATCCCTTTAGTAAACTGTTTAAAGAAAACAACAGTTATAAGAACAACAGTTCCAATAAGTAAATTTTCTAAAGAACCAAAATCTGGAGCACCTACTCCACCAGCAAAACTTTTAATACCAACAGGTAAAAGTGAAAGTCCAATAGAAAGAACTACAACACCAGTAACAATAGGAGGAAAAAATTTTCTAACTCTCTTGATGATAAGTCCTAAAAGACCTTCAAAAATTCCTCCAACTAATGCAGCACCTAAAACTCCTTCAAATCCATATCTTGTTCCAATTGAAATAGCTACAGGAACAAATGCAAAGCTAGTTCCAACAACAATTGGTAATTTTGCACCAATTGGTCCAAGAGTATATGCTTGAATTAAAGTATTTAAACCAGCAACAAACATAGAAGCTTGAATAAGAAGTGTTTTTTGTTCAGCAGAGATTCCTAAAACACCAGCAACAATTATTATAGGAGTGATATTACTAACAAACATCGCAAGAATGTGTTGTAATCCTAAAGGTAAAGCTGTTTTTAATTCTGGAACTCCGTCTAAGTGATAAGGTGATCTGTTTTTTTTCATTGATAATAATCCTCCTAAAATTCTTTTTTTCGAATTTTACTCAAATATATAGTAGGGATTAAACTATTGTAGAAAATAAAAAAAGATTATCTTTTTTCATCTTCTACAAGTGAAAAATAGATAATCTAAAATTTTAGATTGAAGAATCTATTTATTTCACCCATAGTGGCTAATTTAAGGTTAGCCGTAGAAACTTCCGACCGTATTACGGATATATATGAGTAATTCTTTTATTTCCCTTGAAACAAGGGTTAAAGTATTTTGCACCTAAAATGCTCTTAAAATAATTTTGTTCTTAAATTTTTAGTGAATTTAAGAACGTTTAATTAACAAGAATGATATCATAAATCAATTAACTTTTCAATAAATTTTTCTAATTGCCAATTAAAATTAAAATTAAAATAGTTTTATTTAACAAGAATGTTTTTATTTTGACTTTTATTTATTTTAGTAATATACTTAATTCATAGGAAACTTAAAAATTGAGGGGGTTTTTAATGGAATACGTTGAATTAAGTAAAGATTTAAAAATGTCAAAGATAGCTTTAGGATTTTGGCGTTTAAATGATTGGAAAATGTCAAAGGAAGATTTATTAAAATATTTAGAAGAAGCAATAGATTTAGGTGTGACAACTTTTGATCATGCTGATATTTATGGAAGTTATACTTGTGAAAAAATTTTTGGAGAGGCACTAGCTTTAAAACCAGAATTAAGATCTAAAATGCAATTAGTAAGCAAGGTTGGTATTAAATTAATATCTAAAAATATGCCTGAAAATACATTTCATTGTTATGATACAAGTTATAATCATATAGTTAAAAGTGTAGAAAAATCTCTAAAAAATTTAAATGTAGAGTATTTAGATTTGGTTTTAATTCATCGACCTGATATGTATATGGATGCTGATGAGACAGCAAAAGCTTTAACAGATTTAAAAAAGGCAGGAAAAGTTTTAGAGTGGGGTGTATCTAATTTTTTACCTTCTGATTTTAACCTTTTACAAAGTAGATTAGATTTTAAATTAGTAACTAATCAAATTGAACTTTCTCCATTGAAAACGCAACATTTTTATGATGGAACAATAAATCTAATGCAAGAAAAAAGAGTTCCTATGATGATATGGTCACCTTTGGCTGGAGGAGAGATATTTACTTCTAGTGATGAAAATGTAGTTGAATTAAGAAAAATTTTAGAAAAACTAGGAAAAAAATATAATTGTTCAATAGATACAATTGTTTATGCTTGGCATTTAGCTCATCCAGCAAATCTAATTCCAATTTGTGGAAGTGGAAAAATATCTAGATTGAAATCTGCCGTTGAAGCATGTAAAGTAAGTTTAACAAGAGAAGAATGGTTTGATATATTAGTAAATGGAATGGGAAAAGATATACCTTAAAATAAAAAAGCCTTACTCACTTAGAGTAGGGCTTTTGTTTTTTATCTAATTATTTAGTAGTCTCTCTTAAAATAAGAGAAAAAGGGACAGTGATTTTTAATGGTGCAGTTCGATTACTTTCTATTTTGTCCTTTAAAATTCTTACAGCTTGACTTCCCATAAGATCTGAGTGAATCTTAATAGTAGATAAAGCTGGAAATGTAAAACTAGAAGCAGGGATATCATTTATACTAATAATAGCCACTTGATTAGGAATATCTATTTTATTTTCATTTAAGGCTTTTAATACCCCTAGAGCTATGGAATCATTTGCGATAAAAAGAGCATCAGGAAGGCTGCCGTTTGCAATCATGGTTTTAGCTAAATTATATCCAGAACTACTAGTAAAATCACCAATATAAAAATTATCTTCATCAATAACTTTTTTTAAAAAAGAGTATTTTATAAAGGCTTCTTCTCTCTCATCCAAAACATTTTCAAAATCTCTTCCACCAATAAATCCAATTTTCTTATAATTACATTGAATGAAAAAATCTACAATACATTCAGAAATTTCTTTTAAATCAGCAGTTATACAATCAAATTCTCTATTGTTACAAGAATCTATAAAAATAATGTGATTTGATATACTTTTAATTTTTTCTATTTGAGAATTATTAAATTGTCCAATACAAAGAACACCATTATATTTTTTATCTAAAGCTGCGATATTGTAATTATAAATTTTATCAAGATTTATTCCAGAATTTCTAGACTCCTCTTCAATAGAAAATCTAATTGAAAGATAGTACGGATCATTAAATTCTAACTCTTCACTATAACTAAAAAGAGCTAGAAAATTCATTTTTTCTTGTAAATTGACCTTAGAAGACATTCTATAGCCAATTTTTTCAGCGACTTCTAAAACTTTCTTTTTGGTTTCATCTTTAACGGATAAGGTATTATCATTATTAAGTATTCTTGAAACAGTAGCAGATGATAATCCAGTTAGGGTTGAAATCTCCTTTAAAGTTGCCATTTAAGCCTCCTATATATTAAATAATTTTTATAATATATAATACCATAGATTTTTTTTGTTGCAACAGTTAAATATTTTTTAGTAAAAATTTTAGTAAAATTTTTACTAAAAAGTTTGACAAAAATAATTAAAAGTTGTATACTCGATTTATGTAATAAAAATACTTTTAAAGTACTTAATTGGGAGGTTATATATAAAATATGAACAATTGGGAAAATATTAAAAAAACTAATGAAAACAGAATGAAAGAGAGAGCATATTTCTTTAGTTATAAGAATGAAATGCTAGCTAAATCATATCAAAGAGAAAGAAGTAACAATTTTATGTTACTAAATGGACAATGGAATTTTAAATATTTTGAAAATCCATTTTTAGTACCTGATGAATTTTACAAAGAAGAAATGAAGGAATTTGGAAAAATAAATGTTCCTAATATGTGGCAATTTGAAGGGCATGGAAAACTTCAATACACAGATGAAGGATTCCCATTTCCAATAGATATACCTTTTGTACCAACTGATAATCCAACGGGTGCTTACCAAAAAGTATTTAATTTAAATGAAAATTGGAAAAATAAACAAATTATAATAAAGTTTGATGGAGTAGAAACATACTTTGAAGTTTATGTAAATGGAAACTATGTAGGATTTAATAAAGGAAGTAGATTAACTTCAGAATTTGATATATCAGAATATGTGAAAGATGGAAAAAATATTTTATCTGTGAAAGTTTTACAATGGGCAGATTCAACATATGTAGAAGACCAAGACATGTGGTGGACAGCAGGAATCTTTAGAGATGTATACTTAGTTGGAAAAACAAAAACACATATTCAAGATTTCTTTATAAAAACAATATTTGATGAAGAATATAAAAATGCAAAATTATCATTAGAAGTAGAAATAGAAAATTTAGAAAAAGAAATAAAAAAAGATTACAAATTTAAATGGTCTTTATATGATAAAAATGAAATGATTTTTTCAGATGAGATAAAAAATTTAGAAATAGATTCTAGAAAAAAATTAAATTTAGAGAAAATGATAACAGAGCCAAAACAATGGACAGCAGAAACTCCAAATTTATATAATTTAATTTTAGAGCTTATTGATGAAACTGGAAATGTTTTAGAAGTTATTCCACAAAGAGTTGGATTTAGAGATATAAAAGTTAAAGATGGATTATTTTATGTAAATGGAAAATATTTAATGTTACATGGAGTAAATAGACATGATAATGATCATATTAGTGGAAGAGCTATAAATATTGAAAGAGCAGAAAAAGATATTATGTTAATGAAACAACACAACATAAATTCTGTAAGAACAGCCCATTATCCAAATGACCCAAGATTCTATGAATTATGCGATGTATATGGATTATTTGTTATGGCAGAAACAGATGTGGAATCTCATGGATTTGCAAATGTAGGAAACTTAAGTATGATAACAGATGATATAGAGTGGAGAGAGGTTTATGTTGAAAGAATTCAAAGACATATTGCTGCTCAAAAGAATCATCCAAGTATAATAATGTGGTCTCTAGGAAACGAATCAGGATATGGAGTGAATATCCGTGAGATGTGTAAGAGAGCTAAAGAGATGGATGATACAAGATTAGTTCACTATGAAGAGGATAGAGATGGAGAAGTTGTAGACGTTATAAGTACAATGTATTCGAGAGTTCAAATGATGAATTACTTTGGTGAAAATCCAATGGATAAGCCAAGAATAATTTGTGAGTATGCCCATGCTATGGGAAATGGTCCAGGAGGGTTAACAGAATATCAAAATGTATTCTACAAACATCCACATATTCAAGGGCATTATATCTGGGAATGGTGTGATCATGGAATTTTAGAATTTGATGAAAATGGAAAAGAGGTTTATAAGTATGGAGGAGATTATGGAGATTATCCAAATAACTATAACTTCTGTATGGACGGATTAATTTTCTCAGATCAAACTCCAGGACCTGGATTAAGAGAGTATAAACAAGTTATATGTCCTGTAAAAATAAGAGAAACTGAAAATCCAAAAGAGTTTGAAATTGAAAATAAATATTGGTATATAAACTTAGATGATATAACAGTTCATTATGAAATTGTAGCAGAAGGAGAAATATTATCTCAAGGAACTTTAAAAACTTTAGATATAAATCCAGGAGAAACATTTAAAGTTGTAATGGATGAAGAAATAAAAGACTCAAGAGAAGTATTTGTTAACTTTAGAATAAAAAAGGATTCGAAAACACTTTATAGTTCAGAAAATTATGAATTAGGAATATATCAATTTAAACTAGAGGATAGAAAGTTAGTTGAAGAAAAATATATTTCTGGAAATAATACAGAATTATTCGTAAAAGAAAATAGATTGGAAGTGACTATAGAGGGATATAATTTTGAAGTAGTATTCTCAAGATTAAATGGAAAATTAGAAAAGTGGATTTCAAATGGAGAAAATATAATAGAAAAAGCACCAAAACTAAACTTCTTTAAACCTATGATTGATAACCATAAGCAAGAGCACAATGATTTATGGATACCAAATCACTTACAAATTTTACAAGAACAATTTAGAAATATTGAGGTTTCACAAACTGAAGATAAAGTAATAGTTACGGTAAAATCTTTAGTTGCTCCACCAGTATTTAATTTTGGAATTAGATGTAATTATATTTATGAGATAGATAGAAATGGATATATAACATTTAAGTTATCAGGAGAGAAATATGGAGAGTATAATGATATTATTCCTAAAATTGGTTTAGAGATAGGAATAAATAAAAAATATCAAAATATAGAATATTACGGAAGAGGACCAGGGGAAAATTATCAAGATAGTAAATATTCTAATATAATTGATGTGTATAAAAATACTGTTGATGGTATGTTTACAAACTATCCTTTCCCACAAGACAACGGTAATAGACAAGATACGAAATGGATTTCTTTAACTAATCATTTTGGAGAAGGAATATTTATAAAATCTAAGGGAAGTTTAAACTTTAGCGCTTGGAATTATACACAAGAAAATATTTATGAGGCACAACATATAAATGAATTAGAGAGAGCTAATCATATAACTTTAAACTTAGACTACAAAGTATTAGGATTAGGATCAAATTCATGGGGATCAGAAGTGTTAGATTCATACAGAGTTTATATGAATAATTTTGAATATGAGTTTTCAATTTTACCATATAATTCTGGAAGTATAAAAGGTAAAGAATTATCTAAATACAGTTATTAAGGAGGGTTAGATGTTAATTTTAAATAGTTTTGATGAATTTAAAGATATATTTAGAAGTGGAAAAAAATGGATTAGATGTAAAGAAGCCATTGAAAATATACCTAATATAAAGCAAAATAGATACCACAGTATTGGAGATTCTTTAGTTTATATGTTTAAAACTGAAAATCATAAAGATGAACAGGATTTTCAAGGGCATAGAAGATACATGGATATTCATTACTATGTTGAAGGAAATGAACAGTTAGAAATTTCTAAAAAGGCTGAATTAAATATAAAAGAAAGATATTCTGATGAAACTGATACTGAATATTTTCACGGGGAAGGAGAAATCATTAATTTAACTTCAGGAAATTTCGTGATAATCGAAAATGATGAAGCTTTTAAATTTAAAGGAGCTGAAAATTTAAAAAAGGTAATTTTAAAAGTAACGATAGAGGACAATTATTTCTTAAATAAATAGGTTTCATGGAGGGTATATGTCAACAAGAGCAAAGATAGGAAAGTTTTCACTATTATCAATGACAATAGCAGCAGTATTTAATTTTAGAAATGTAATTAATAATAATATAGAAATCGGGATGGCTTCGGCCCCTGGTTTCTTATTTGCAACAATATTTTATTTCATACCATTTGTTTTCATCATTTCAGAATTTGTTAGTTTAAATAAAGATTCTGAATCAGGTGTTTATCAATGGGTAAAATCATCATTAGGACCTAAATGGGCATTTTTAAGTGCTTATGCATATTGGTTTGTAAATTTATTTTATTTCACATCACTTTTACCAAGTATTTTAGTTTATACATCATATGCATTCTGGGGATATGAATATACATTCACTCCAATGACAATTTCAGTACTATCAATTTTAATTTTTACAGTTTCAACATGGGTCTCAACTAAAGGAGCTGAATGGATAGGGAAGGTTACAAGTTTTGGAAGTTCATTGATGTTATTTATGTCATTTGCATTCATAATACTATGTGGTGGAGCATTACTAGGAGGAGTTCAGCCAGCTACACCAATAACAATTAAAGCTATGACTCCAACATTTAACTGGAAATTCTTTGGAACTATGGCATGGATTTTCTTTGCTGCTGGTGGATCAGAGGCAATTGGAGTTTATATAAACGACTTAAAAGGTGGTTCAAAAGCTTTCGTAAGAATGATTGTAGTTGCAGGAATAATGATTGGTGGTCTATATTCAGTTGGATCACTTTTAGTAAATGTATTTGTTTCTCAAGATCAATTGTCTTATGCATCTGGAATATTCCAAGTATTTGTAGGTTTAGGAAATCATTTTGGAATAAGTCAAAGAATTATTCATCATTTCATAGGAATCGTTATGTTAGCAAGTGCACTAGGAGCGCTATTAGTTTGGACTTCAGCACCAGTTAAAGTATTCTTCTCAGAGATTCCAAAAGATATGTTTGGTGAAAAAACAGTAGCTTTAAATAAATATGGAATACCTGAAAGAGCAACTTGGATTCAATTCTTAATAGTAATACCTTTACTTTTAATTCCTGCTTTAGGATCAGGAGACATAAACGAATTATTAGGAATTATAATAAATATGACAGCAGCAACGTCGCTATTACCACCGTTATTTATAATGGTTGCATACTTTAATCTTAGATTAAATAAAGACTATTTAGAAAGAGATTTCAAAATGGGATCTAGAAAATTTGGATTAATAGTAACTGCATTCTTATTATGTATATTTTCAGTAGCATTTATTGCAGCAATTTTCCCAGAAGGACAAAGTATAATGTTAACATTAGTTTATAACGTTGGAGGAGTTGCAATATTTATGGGATGGGCTTTATGGAAATATAACAGTTACGAAAAAAAATGTTTAAAAAATACAAAAGAAACATCTAATAAATTAGCATAATTAAAATGTACGGGTATTAAAAAATACCCGTACTTATAAATTTTTGTATCAAGGAGAAAAAATGAAAAAAATATTAACAGCAGGTTCACTTAGTTTTTTACTTTTAAGTTGTGGAGTAACAGAAAAAAATTATGAAAAATCAGTAAACAGAGAAAACTATAAAAATATTTTAAATGTACAAGGAGAACCAAAAGAGTTTACATACTTTGCTCCAAGAAAAGAAACTGATAAATTAGGAACTAATTATATAAATAGTTTTTCTGATTTAGGAGCATGGCATGGATATTATCAACCTGAATATGAAAAATATAGCATGTATGGTGGGTTTGCAGGACCATTTTATTTAGCAGAAGAATATGCAGCAAATTTATCAGATAGTTTTAACAAAATAGAGATTCTAAATAAATCAACAAATAAAAAGTATGATTTATCAAAAGCAAAAGTAGAGTTTGACTATATACCTGGAAAATTGATTCAAACTTATACATTGAAAGATATAGTATTAAAATTAGAACTTATTTTTGCAACAAATAGAACAGCTCTTATAAAAACAGAAATAATAAATAAAACTGATAAAAATTTAAATCTTAGTTTAAATTGGACAGGTAAAATATATGATAAATTAGGAAAATGGAATGATAAAAAACAAAAATATGATTATATTACTTTAAATAATACACTAAAAAAATCTGAAAATGGAGTTGTCGTTGATTTTAAAGAAAAAAGGTTAGTTTGGGATTATTTAATGGGAGAAGACACTCAATTTGAAATAAAACATTCATTGCCAGTAAAAACTAAGATAGCAAAAGGAAAGTATATATCAGAAGTAAAAGAAACGCTTGTACTTCCACCAAAAGATAGTTTAGTTACTTATACAACAGAATCGTATACTTTTTCAAAAGAGGAAAGAGTAAAAGAAGATAAGCAATTGAAAGATATTTTAAAAAATAGTGATAAATATTTTATAGAAAATAATAAAAGATGGCAAGATTATTTAAATAAAACTGTAAAAAATGATAGTATCAATAGCAAATATGATATTGCAGCAGTAAAATCAGTAAATACTTTAGTAACAAACTGGAGAAGTCGAGCTGGAGCTATAAAACATGATGGAATCACTCCTTCTGTAAGTTATAAATGGTTTAATGGATTTTGGGCATGGGATTCTTGGAAACAAGCTGTTGCAACTGTGAATTTTAATCAAGAATTAGCTAAAAATAATATAAGGGCTCTTTTTGATTATCAGATAACAAAAAATGACAAGGTTAGACCACAAGATGCAGGAGTAATAATTGATGCGATATTTTATAATAAAGATGAAGATAGATCTGGCGATGGTGGGAATTGGAATGAAAGAAACTCTAAACCAGCACTTGCAGCATGGGCAGTTTGGGAAGTTTATAAAGTTAGTGGCGACAAAGAATTTTTAAAAGAGATGTATCCAAAATTAAAAGAATACCATAATTGGTGGTATACAAATAGAGACTTTAATAAAAACGGAATTGCAGAATATGGAGGAATGGTTCATAGATTAAATAACTCTCCAGAAGAGATTATTTTAGCAGCAGCTTGGGAAAGTGGAATGGACAATGCAGTTAGATTTGACGTAGAGGGATCTGGACCTGAAGATATAGGAGTTAAAGTTTTAGAAAATAAAGATTCTAAAGGAAATTTAGTAGGATACTCAATTAATCAAGAATCGGTAGATTTAAATGCTTTCCTATACGCTGAAAAAATATACTTAAGTGATATGGCAGATGTTTTAGGGTATTCAAAAGATAAAAAAGAGTACTTAAAATCAGCAAAGCAAGTTAAAGAGTATGTAAATAAATATATGTTTGATGAAAAAACAGGTTATTATTATGATTTACAAATTGATGAAAAAGGTGGACAAAAATTACTTGTAAATAGAGGTAAAGGAACAGAGGGATATATACCTTTATGGGCTAATTTAGCAACAAAGAAAGAAGCTAAAAAAGTAATGGAAAATATAATGGATGAAAATGTAATGAATACATATTTACCATTCCCAACATCAGCAAAGGATAATCCTAAATATAATCCGGTTAAATATTGGCGTGGTCCAGTATGGTTAGATCAAGCATACTTTGGAATAATTGGATTAAATAATTACGGATATAAAAAGCAAGCTCAGGAGTTAAGTATAAAATTATTTGAAAACTCAGAAGGTTTATTGACAGATGCACCAATAAGAGAAAATTATAATCCTGAAACAGGAGAGGGACTTCATTGTTCAAACTTCAGTTGGTCAGCTTCTGTATACTATTTAATCTATAAAGATTTTTTAACAAATACAAATAAATAGTAATAAAAAAAGCCTCACTGAGAAGTGAGGCTGAACTTTTAAAATTGGCGGAAGCGTATAGGAATCGAACCTACCAGCGATTTAACTCGCCAAGACAGTTTTGAAGACTGCTGAGTACACCAGTAACTCATCCGCTTCCAATTT
This Candidatus Cetobacterium colombiensis DNA region includes the following protein-coding sequences:
- a CDS encoding (2Fe-2S)-binding protein; amino-acid sequence: MLLTTTINGRKKEILIKDDDYLLDVLRKEGYLSVKRGCDTGACGLCTILLNGSPILSCSTLAARAHGKQISTIENFPKEAKTFASYMTAEGAEQCGFCSPGFTLTVIAMTKELQDPTDDEIMHYLNGNLCRCSGYISQLRAIRNFMEEIKNENC
- a CDS encoding FAD binding domain-containing protein, producing the protein MFSFSKFFLASSLEEAYTELLKNKKNIILGGTSYLRMGNTPWNTGIDLSNLNLNYISETEEFINIGAMTTFRQLETNILLKDFFGDIFNVALRDIIGVQFRSNVTVGATVFSKYGFSDLIPVLLSLDAKVKLFNGGILSLEDFLNEQNIRKDILVEILIPKKYCKTSFQCVRKSKTDYSIINLAICNFNNKITIAVGSRPGKAMLAKKTMAILNLSENIEKEIVNAMKHIGDEIPLDSNMRGSKSYRELLLSALLRKGIQEVLN
- a CDS encoding uracil-xanthine permease family protein; the encoded protein is MKKNRSPYHLDGVPELKTALPLGLQHILAMFVSNITPIIIVAGVLGISAEQKTLLIQASMFVAGLNTLIQAYTLGPIGAKLPIVVGTSFAFVPVAISIGTRYGFEGVLGAALVGGIFEGLLGLIIKRVRKFFPPIVTGVVVLSIGLSLLPVGIKSFAGGVGAPDFGSLENLLIGTVVLITVVFFKQFTKGILSTGSIFIGTIVGFIVALILGKVNLQPLLQADYVTIPKPLMFGFAFHFDAILAMILMFIVSAVETVGDMSGVTMGGAGRETTDRELSGGILADGLGSALAAVFSVLPTTSFSQNTGIIAMTGIMSRFVVATGAMFLVVGAFIPKIGALFTIIPSSVIGGSLVMVFAMISISGINLITKDPLKGRNSVILAVSLGLGYGLGNVPEALTVFPESVKLIFGGSGIVVSGTIAVFLNIILPKEDEAVEEKTAQEIKLAKKAA
- a CDS encoding aldo/keto reductase, with the protein product MEYVELSKDLKMSKIALGFWRLNDWKMSKEDLLKYLEEAIDLGVTTFDHADIYGSYTCEKIFGEALALKPELRSKMQLVSKVGIKLISKNMPENTFHCYDTSYNHIVKSVEKSLKNLNVEYLDLVLIHRPDMYMDADETAKALTDLKKAGKVLEWGVSNFLPSDFNLLQSRLDFKLVTNQIELSPLKTQHFYDGTINLMQEKRVPMMIWSPLAGGEIFTSSDENVVELRKILEKLGKKYNCSIDTIVYAWHLAHPANLIPICGSGKISRLKSAVEACKVSLTREEWFDILVNGMGKDIP
- the ebgR gene encoding transcriptional regulator EbgR codes for the protein MATLKEISTLTGLSSATVSRILNNDNTLSVKDETKKKVLEVAEKIGYRMSSKVNLQEKMNFLALFSYSEELEFNDPYYLSIRFSIEEESRNSGINLDKIYNYNIAALDKKYNGVLCIGQFNNSQIEKIKSISNHIIFIDSCNNREFDCITADLKEISECIVDFFIQCNYKKIGFIGGRDFENVLDEREEAFIKYSFLKKVIDEDNFYIGDFTSSSGYNLAKTMIANGSLPDALFIANDSIALGVLKALNENKIDIPNQVAIISINDIPASSFTFPALSTIKIHSDLMGSQAVRILKDKIESNRTAPLKITVPFSLILRETTK
- the ebgA gene encoding beta-galactosidase subunit alpha, whose protein sequence is MNNWENIKKTNENRMKERAYFFSYKNEMLAKSYQRERSNNFMLLNGQWNFKYFENPFLVPDEFYKEEMKEFGKINVPNMWQFEGHGKLQYTDEGFPFPIDIPFVPTDNPTGAYQKVFNLNENWKNKQIIIKFDGVETYFEVYVNGNYVGFNKGSRLTSEFDISEYVKDGKNILSVKVLQWADSTYVEDQDMWWTAGIFRDVYLVGKTKTHIQDFFIKTIFDEEYKNAKLSLEVEIENLEKEIKKDYKFKWSLYDKNEMIFSDEIKNLEIDSRKKLNLEKMITEPKQWTAETPNLYNLILELIDETGNVLEVIPQRVGFRDIKVKDGLFYVNGKYLMLHGVNRHDNDHISGRAINIERAEKDIMLMKQHNINSVRTAHYPNDPRFYELCDVYGLFVMAETDVESHGFANVGNLSMITDDIEWREVYVERIQRHIAAQKNHPSIIMWSLGNESGYGVNIREMCKRAKEMDDTRLVHYEEDRDGEVVDVISTMYSRVQMMNYFGENPMDKPRIICEYAHAMGNGPGGLTEYQNVFYKHPHIQGHYIWEWCDHGILEFDENGKEVYKYGGDYGDYPNNYNFCMDGLIFSDQTPGPGLREYKQVICPVKIRETENPKEFEIENKYWYINLDDITVHYEIVAEGEILSQGTLKTLDINPGETFKVVMDEEIKDSREVFVNFRIKKDSKTLYSSENYELGIYQFKLEDRKLVEEKYISGNNTELFVKENRLEVTIEGYNFEVVFSRLNGKLEKWISNGENIIEKAPKLNFFKPMIDNHKQEHNDLWIPNHLQILQEQFRNIEVSQTEDKVIVTVKSLVAPPVFNFGIRCNYIYEIDRNGYITFKLSGEKYGEYNDIIPKIGLEIGINKKYQNIEYYGRGPGENYQDSKYSNIIDVYKNTVDGMFTNYPFPQDNGNRQDTKWISLTNHFGEGIFIKSKGSLNFSAWNYTQENIYEAQHINELERANHITLNLDYKVLGLGSNSWGSEVLDSYRVYMNNFEYEFSILPYNSGSIKGKELSKYSY
- a CDS encoding beta-galactosidase subunit beta; protein product: MLILNSFDEFKDIFRSGKKWIRCKEAIENIPNIKQNRYHSIGDSLVYMFKTENHKDEQDFQGHRRYMDIHYYVEGNEQLEISKKAELNIKERYSDETDTEYFHGEGEIINLTSGNFVIIENDEAFKFKGAENLKKVILKVTIEDNYFLNK